ATGGCGGTATAACTGCCGCGCCTCTTTAAAATCGACCGCGACCATTCCCTGAAAACCGCATGCCAGCAGGCGGCGGCATAGTTCAGGATTACGCCCGAACTGCTTACTCATCAGATACAGTTTTATCTGGTATCGATTGGCCGTTGCAACCAGTAAACGGGCATTAGCTTCAGTTTGTTCCACGTCAATAACATAACTATCTGGATAGATTTCCCCCTGTTGCCAGTAGGAGATAGCGGCATCGATTAATTTGGTATTTTGTTTTAAAAGGGTTTTTAAAAACATTTGATGTCCTAACTCCCTGAGGCAGAATTATTTTGTTTAATTATTATTATTTTGAATATTTACTAAAAAAAGACCCTGATATTAGTTGTTCAACAACGCATCCCGCTAAGCGCTGTTTCAGCGCAATGGGGGCATATCACTAGAAATGTATAGACCGTAAAGGTTAGCGAGTAAATATCCTATTTCGTTTTCTGCCGGTTTTAGTGAAAAATAGGCCAATAAATCCTGATTGATTTCACGGATATAGTGAATCTCTTCACTTTGGGTAATTTCCGCTAATATCGCCGGATCCAAAGCATGGATCTCTTCGCCCCGGCGGGTACGCATTAATGCATTCGCCATATGCGTAATGGCCATAATGCCCTGTTCACCCCTGGCGGGTAACTGCCAAAAATTTTCTAACCGGTTGATAACTTGATCTAAACCTTGACCAATATCAGTATCGATAACCCCTGATTGACACAGAATATTAAGACGCGCATCAATACAATTTGCCAAAGAGTAGGCCTCCTGAAAACGGCTTAGCTTGCAGCCAGGTAAGTAATATTAATAGCGAGGTTCTATCTCGCCCTTCTGTACTGCCCG
The sequence above is drawn from the Yersinia intermedia genome and encodes:
- a CDS encoding PRD domain-containing protein; this encodes MANCIDARLNILCQSGVIDTDIGQGLDQVINRLENFWQLPARGEQGIMAITHMANALMRTRRGEEIHALDPAILAEITQSEEIHYIREINQDLLAYFSLKPAENEIGYLLANLYGLYISSDMPPLR